Proteins co-encoded in one Chrysemys picta bellii isolate R12L10 chromosome 13, ASM1138683v2, whole genome shotgun sequence genomic window:
- the LOC112060504 gene encoding olfactory receptor 14A16-like, whose translation MSNRTTVTEFLLLGFSDIRELQVLHFVGFLVMYLVALTGNLLIITAVALNHHLHTPMYFFLMNMSLLDLGSISTIVPKSMANSLMSTRSISYYGCIAQVFLFLFFATTELPLLTIMAYDRYIAICQPLHYERVMNRRACVRMAAGIWISGVLNSALHTGNTFAIIFCGDNEMDQFFCEIPQLLKLACYDSYLGETGAIVVSVCFALSCFVLIVVSYVLIFKTVLRIPSEQGRHKAFSTCLPHLTVVSLFVSTASFAYIKPTSSSISGLDLLVAVLYSVVPPMMNPIIYSMRNKEIKSALWKMIGSRLYSKK comes from the coding sequence atgtccaaccgcaCTACGgtgaccgagttccttctcctgggattctctgatatTCGGGAGCTGCAGGTTTTGCACTTTGTGGGATTTCTAGTGATGTACCTGGTAGCCCTGACAGGGAATCTCCTCATCATCACAGCTGTAGCCCTCaaccaccaccttcacacccccatgtacttcttcctgatgaatatGTCCCTCCTGGACCTCGGCTCCATCTCCACCATCGTCCCCAAgtccatggccaactccctcatgagCACCAGGTCCATTTCGTATTATGGATGCATCGCCCAagtctttctcttccttttcttcgCTACAACTGAGCTCCCTTTACTGACCATCATGGCCTATGACCGGTACATCGCCATCTGCCAACCGCTGCACTATGAGAGAGTGATGAACAGGAGAGCATGTGTCCGAATGGCAGCTGGCATCTGGATCAGTGGGGTTCTCAATTCTGCCCTGCACACTGGGAACACGTTTGCAATAATCTTCTGTGGAGACAATGAgatggatcagttcttctgtgaaatcccccagctactCAAGCTCGCCTGCTATGACTCCTATCTCGGTGAAACTGGAGCTATTGTGGTTAGCGTGTGCTTTGCCTTAAGCTGTTTCGTTTTAATAGTTGTGTCATACGTTTTGATATTCAAAACCGTGCTGAGAATCCCCTCggagcagggccggcataaagccttctccacctgcctccctcacctcactgtggtctccttgtttgttTCCACTGCTAGTTTTGCCTACattaaacccacctccagctcaatcTCGGGTCTGGATCTCCtggtggctgttctctattcTGTGGTGCCTCCCATGATGAATCCCATCATTTATAGCATGAGGAACAAAGAGATTAAATCTGCCCTGTGGAAAATGATTGGGTCAAGGCTATACTCCAAAAAATAA